The Brachyspira hyodysenteriae ATCC 27164 genome includes a window with the following:
- a CDS encoding transcript cleavage factor, with product MSEALQKLENVFSEETFTRRPLLNYTTKYFVDLSGILNDINDTNDINSAIETAKMQLDKNPNHISALYANGFLNLKIENYSEMSLEKLLGIFKNAKKWNIVEFVSQKILDEYYESDYALRYLASYYQSTNRDSEALEIWERLIRFDVSNPELPEKIAHTKELAGDINSAVHYYKIAFERNLIRERNNAESDIKKVLEYEPDNYNYLLKYENALKTLVDSNIMIDVWKIIFFYYFENNRYNDALKTIKNLLNYEQDIVAQNNKKAKFFRHRLVDVYKALYPNHTLFEKIEEISSITNVNKKPKDCIEIFEKYIQYDVDKYVIHRNFGVGKIKSIDINNVNIKFVSQEDVRKMTFDMAIQSLTTLPNDDINVYKAYKLNEIKKIAEENPTELLTIILKYKKTITTKDLKQELTSKPDVVVAESAYTKWLESAKKSVRASTTVKFDKNTFLYNEEAETYDAESLSKFNKTDNFFERYQIYMEYLTYTPNLNSEEAKEMNNYFVNISKDKKAPNDERIISTIYLRSQSNVDSSIPLLSDIVKNIDDYTHVYEVLPSSNYREKFIKAIWDGRRDDYYNIILKMLYSPQVKNNYLIVNKLFEDGKTDMLAKTIDDIFLHYRECPESFVYFAQKILDGEYYDETAGDININKNSLMIGLLSIIPHLSKMVDKKETSAQARKLLKVVYDLVFDKAYLLKFIENESEDDVKIIFGEFQKLVNLEQHYKTDIISAVIKRFPDWKI from the coding sequence ATGTCAGAAGCTCTACAAAAATTAGAAAATGTATTTTCAGAAGAAACATTTACGAGAAGACCGCTTCTTAATTATACTACTAAGTATTTTGTTGATTTATCCGGTATTCTCAATGATATAAATGATACTAATGATATAAATTCCGCTATAGAAACAGCTAAAATGCAGTTAGATAAAAATCCTAATCATATATCAGCTTTATATGCAAATGGATTTTTAAATTTAAAAATAGAAAATTATTCAGAAATGAGTTTAGAAAAACTTTTAGGTATTTTTAAAAATGCTAAAAAGTGGAATATAGTTGAATTCGTATCCCAAAAAATTTTAGATGAATATTATGAAAGCGATTATGCTTTAAGATATTTGGCTAGCTATTATCAAAGTACTAATAGAGATTCTGAGGCATTAGAAATTTGGGAAAGACTTATACGTTTTGATGTATCTAATCCTGAACTCCCTGAAAAAATAGCACATACAAAAGAATTAGCTGGAGATATAAACAGTGCTGTGCATTATTATAAAATTGCTTTTGAAAGAAATCTTATTAGAGAAAGAAATAATGCAGAAAGCGATATTAAAAAAGTATTGGAGTATGAGCCTGATAATTATAATTATTTACTTAAATATGAAAATGCTTTAAAGACTCTTGTTGATTCTAATATAATGATAGATGTATGGAAAATAATATTTTTCTACTATTTTGAGAATAACAGATATAATGATGCTTTAAAAACTATTAAAAATTTGCTTAATTATGAGCAGGATATAGTTGCACAAAATAATAAAAAAGCTAAATTTTTCAGACATAGACTTGTAGATGTTTATAAGGCTTTATATCCAAATCATACTCTTTTTGAAAAAATAGAAGAAATATCATCTATTACAAATGTTAATAAAAAACCTAAGGATTGTATAGAAATATTTGAAAAGTATATACAATATGATGTTGATAAATATGTTATACATAGAAATTTCGGTGTTGGTAAAATAAAGTCAATAGATATAAATAATGTTAATATAAAATTTGTATCTCAGGAAGATGTTAGAAAAATGACTTTTGATATGGCAATACAATCTCTTACAACATTGCCTAATGATGATATTAATGTTTATAAGGCTTATAAACTTAATGAAATAAAAAAGATAGCAGAAGAAAATCCTACAGAACTTTTAACTATTATCTTAAAATATAAAAAGACAATAACTACAAAAGATTTAAAACAGGAATTAACTTCAAAACCTGATGTTGTAGTTGCTGAATCTGCTTATACTAAATGGTTAGAGAGTGCTAAAAAATCTGTAAGAGCTTCTACTACAGTTAAGTTTGATAAAAATACTTTCCTTTATAATGAGGAAGCTGAAACTTATGATGCTGAAAGTTTATCTAAATTCAATAAGACTGATAATTTCTTTGAGAGATATCAAATATATATGGAATATTTAACTTATACTCCTAATTTAAACTCTGAAGAAGCTAAGGAGATGAATAATTATTTTGTTAATATTTCTAAAGATAAAAAAGCTCCTAATGATGAGAGAATAATAAGTACAATATATTTGAGAAGTCAGTCTAATGTTGACAGCAGTATACCTTTGCTTTCAGATATAGTTAAAAATATTGATGATTATACTCATGTTTATGAGGTGCTTCCTTCTTCAAATTATAGAGAGAAATTTATAAAAGCTATTTGGGATGGCAGAAGAGATGATTATTATAATATAATACTTAAAATGCTTTATTCTCCTCAGGTTAAAAATAATTATCTTATAGTAAATAAATTATTTGAAGACGGCAAAACTGATATGCTTGCTAAGACTATAGATGATATATTTCTTCATTATAGAGAATGTCCTGAGTCATTTGTTTATTTTGCTCAGAAGATACTTGACGGAGAGTATTATGATGAAACTGCAGGAGATATAAATATTAATAAAAATTCTCTTATGATAGGTTTGCTTAGTATAATACCTCATTTATCAAAAATGGTTGATAAAAAAGAAACTTCTGCACAGGCTAGAAAACTTTTGAAGGTTGTATATGATTTGGTATTTGATAAGGCTTATCTGCTTAAATTTATAGAAAATGAGTCGGAAGATGATGTAAAAATCATATTCGGAGAATTCCAAAAATTAGTTAATTTGGAACAGCATTATAAAACAGATATTATTTCTGCTGTTATAAAACGTTTCCCTGATTGGAAGATATAA
- a CDS encoding cytidylate kinase-like family protein, giving the protein MSKNIVITISREFGSGGRYIGEMVAKDLNIPFYDKAIIEMASDKTGFSPEYIKENEQKLTGASLFNFAITGSYAGNMVFGNGESLQDTMFFAQSNVIKEVASKHSCVIVGRCANHILEGMDNCINIFIYSDMENKIKRAVEEYKLDSANIEKILKERDKLRAKHYNYYTGKNWGDARNYHACLNSDFIGIDNTIELIEKIAKSKL; this is encoded by the coding sequence ATGAGTAAAAATATTGTTATCACTATCAGCAGAGAATTCGGCAGCGGCGGAAGATATATTGGAGAAATGGTTGCTAAGGATTTGAATATACCTTTTTATGATAAAGCTATAATAGAAATGGCATCAGATAAAACAGGATTTTCTCCGGAATATATTAAAGAAAATGAACAAAAATTAACAGGAGCTTCTCTTTTTAATTTTGCAATAACAGGTTCTTATGCCGGAAATATGGTATTTGGTAATGGAGAGTCTTTACAGGATACTATGTTTTTTGCCCAAAGTAATGTTATAAAAGAAGTAGCATCCAAACATTCTTGCGTTATAGTTGGAAGATGCGCAAATCATATATTGGAAGGAATGGATAATTGTATTAATATATTTATTTATTCTGATATGGAAAACAAAATAAAAAGAGCTGTTGAAGAATATAAATTAGATAGTGCGAATATAGAAAAAATCTTAAAAGAAAGAGATAAGTTAAGAGCAAAACATTATAATTATTATACAGGAAAAAATTGGGGAGATGCTAGAAATTATCATGCTTGTTTGAATAGTGATTTTATAGGCATAGATAATACAATAGAATTAATAGAAAAAATAGCTAAGTCAAAGTTATAA
- a CDS encoding radical SAM protein, translating to MNYNEKHLKNIDEALVKAELLYDKCICCGHICNVNRNKNKIGRCKIFEDTNHIKTASHTLHFGEEPMLVGEGGSGTVFFSSCNLSCVFCQNHQISSDGVGEIIDIETLSDYFLDLEKQGAENINLVSATHVIYPVLKGLKIAFEKGLNLPIVYNTNGYDTKELLDCLDGIVDIYLPDLKYVFDDKAFKYSKAENYFNTAINAIEIMKEQVGDLIVNEKGIAEKGIIIRHLILPNNESDSYDVLIELKERGFLNTTISLMSQYNPKFKACNFESINRKLYKKEYDDLVDYALDLGFENLLVQEMESSDNYNPDFTKEKPFQM from the coding sequence GTGAACTATAATGAAAAACATTTAAAAAATATAGATGAAGCTTTGGTAAAGGCAGAACTTCTTTATGACAAGTGTATTTGCTGCGGACATATATGCAATGTTAATCGCAATAAAAACAAAATAGGAAGATGCAAAATTTTTGAAGATACCAATCATATAAAAACTGCCTCTCATACTTTGCATTTCGGTGAAGAGCCTATGCTTGTAGGCGAAGGCGGAAGCGGTACGGTGTTTTTTTCAAGCTGTAATTTAAGCTGTGTGTTTTGTCAGAATCATCAAATAAGTTCAGACGGAGTAGGTGAGATAATTGATATTGAAACATTGTCAGATTATTTTTTGGATTTAGAAAAACAAGGTGCAGAAAATATTAATCTTGTAAGTGCAACTCATGTTATTTATCCTGTATTAAAAGGTTTAAAAATAGCTTTTGAAAAAGGTCTTAATCTTCCTATAGTTTATAATACTAATGGTTATGATACTAAAGAATTATTAGATTGTTTGGATGGTATTGTTGATATATATTTGCCTGATTTAAAATATGTTTTTGATGACAAAGCTTTTAAATATTCTAAGGCTGAAAATTATTTTAATACTGCAATAAATGCAATAGAAATAATGAAAGAACAAGTAGGCGATTTAATTGTTAATGAAAAAGGCATTGCTGAAAAAGGTATAATAATAAGGCATTTAATACTTCCAAATAATGAATCAGATTCTTATGATGTGTTAATAGAACTTAAAGAGAGGGGTTTTTTAAATACCACAATATCTTTAATGTCGCAATATAATCCTAAATTTAAAGCCTGCAATTTTGAGAGTATAAACCGAAAATTATATAAAAAAGAGTATGATGATTTAGTTGATTATGCTTTGGATTTAGGTTTTGAAAATTTGCTTGTTCAGGAAATGGAAAGTTCTGACAATTACAATCCTGATTTTACTAAGGAAAAGCCTTTTCAAATGTAA
- a CDS encoding phosphatase — MNIIADLHTHTLVSEHAYSTVDEMVNSANEKGFLALAITDHGPASSDGAKSGHFKAMHSLPNYINGLRFLRGCEANILDYNGKVDLSENILEYLDFVIASYHEDSIQPLSKKDHTNGYAEIIKNPHIDCLGHVGNPKFEFDIEYIVKLCKEYNKLIEINSSSFTVRKGSAPICREVALKCKKYETNIVITSDAHSKYKIGDFKDSIELLLSIDFPGDLILNADYGKLMEYLGI, encoded by the coding sequence ATGAATATAATAGCCGATTTGCATACTCATACTTTAGTAAGCGAGCATGCTTATAGTACAGTTGATGAAATGGTGAATTCAGCTAATGAGAAAGGTTTTTTAGCTTTAGCCATCACGGATCATGGTCCAGCTTCCAGCGACGGAGCTAAATCAGGGCATTTTAAAGCTATGCATAGTCTTCCTAATTATATTAATGGACTCAGATTTCTTAGAGGATGCGAGGCTAATATTTTAGATTATAACGGAAAAGTAGATTTAAGTGAAAATATATTAGAATATTTAGATTTTGTTATAGCTTCATATCATGAGGATTCAATACAGCCTTTAAGCAAAAAAGATCATACAAATGGATATGCGGAAATTATAAAAAATCCTCATATAGATTGTTTAGGTCATGTTGGTAATCCTAAATTTGAATTTGATATTGAATATATAGTTAAATTATGCAAAGAATATAATAAATTAATAGAGATTAATTCATCATCTTTTACAGTTAGAAAAGGAAGCGCTCCGATATGCCGTGAAGTAGCTTTAAAATGCAAAAAATATGAAACTAATATTGTAATAACATCTGACGCTCATTCAAAATACAAAATAGGGGATTTTAAAGATTCTATAGAGTTATTATTATCTATAGATTTTCCTGGGGATCTTATACTAAATGCAGATTATGGTAAATTGATGGAATATCTTGGTATATAA
- a CDS encoding M20 metallopeptidase family protein: MDYKKLNDIIVSMRRDLHQIPEVGTELPQTKNYVINKLKELGLSYKESSLDSGLVCDIGSGDNVVAIRADMDALPIQEETGCEYASKNGNMHACGHDAHTACLLGAAHYLKENESRLKGKVRLVFQAAEELAVGAHNMLNSGLLEGVKAIVGTHIGTLAAGTPSGEFVLKEGPLMASNDRVFIKVIGKGAHGAYPHLSIDPMLTASQIVQGIYNIKSREILATDPVIISICMIHGGTQYNVIPTEVNIEGTFRTFSEENRAFITERIKEVAESIAAANRAKAEVVIKRRGAPVVNNEKIYEQLNEVCNELGFKKASHYSLSMAGEDFADYLEKIDGAFILFSTATEKNIAHHNSKFEIDESKLYQPPVLMSEWAIKYLENNK, from the coding sequence ATGGATTACAAAAAATTAAATGATATTATAGTTTCTATGAGAAGAGATTTGCATCAAATTCCTGAAGTTGGTACAGAACTTCCTCAAACAAAAAATTATGTTATAAATAAATTAAAAGAATTAGGACTTTCATATAAAGAATCTTCACTTGACAGCGGATTAGTTTGCGATATAGGAAGCGGTGATAATGTAGTTGCTATAAGAGCAGATATGGACGCTTTGCCTATACAGGAAGAAACAGGATGTGAATACGCTTCTAAAAATGGTAATATGCATGCATGCGGACATGATGCACATACTGCATGTCTTTTAGGTGCTGCTCATTATTTAAAAGAAAATGAATCAAGATTGAAAGGAAAGGTAAGATTGGTATTTCAGGCTGCGGAAGAATTGGCAGTTGGTGCACATAATATGCTTAATTCAGGACTTCTTGAAGGAGTTAAAGCTATAGTAGGTACTCATATAGGTACTTTGGCAGCAGGTACACCAAGCGGAGAGTTTGTATTGAAAGAAGGGCCTTTAATGGCTTCTAATGACAGAGTATTTATTAAAGTTATAGGAAAAGGTGCACATGGAGCATATCCTCATCTTTCTATTGATCCTATGCTTACAGCAAGCCAAATAGTACAGGGTATTTATAATATCAAAAGCAGAGAGATACTTGCAACAGATCCTGTAATAATATCTATATGTATGATTCATGGCGGAACTCAGTATAATGTTATACCTACTGAAGTAAATATTGAAGGTACTTTCAGAACTTTCAGTGAAGAGAATAGAGCATTTATAACAGAGAGAATAAAAGAGGTGGCAGAATCAATTGCAGCAGCTAACAGAGCTAAGGCTGAAGTTGTTATAAAAAGAAGAGGTGCACCTGTTGTTAATAATGAAAAAATATATGAACAGTTAAATGAAGTTTGTAATGAACTTGGATTTAAAAAAGCATCTCATTATAGTTTATCAATGGCTGGTGAAGATTTTGCGGATTATTTAGAGAAGATTGACGGAGCTTTTATATTATTTTCAACTGCTACAGAAAAGAATATAGCTCATCATAATAGTAAATTTGAGATAGATGAATCAAAATTATATCAGCCTCCTGTTTTGATGAGCGAATGGGCTATTAAATATTTAGAAAATAATAAATGA
- a CDS encoding tetratricopeptide repeat protein: MEEELFSRKESVKDIFNIIETKLKQGLFTESMEDFDRIMSKDFECANLYENISCVKFWINRLDKFKSVERNCIEYCKLLDSTYKKFNVFVHGKSYDENLISINAIHYYVYNKIIELIMQRSTNDIEGTEELHLLSNAFIELKDYSRALKSYEYLNTIEPYNSRTLSYIAMIYDKLGDEKKCKMYIREALFYDPLSIEFENISIEVVREIRDIIIKRGIHNNSQEEIILWMSAYGELMNILDVKRPLNEQEEFDLRRNISRLEADYRKIKLRETTAPKLLSSYAFLTTYLIMRQNDSDVEEVKVWGRKMAVIDKDLLQYYIKILDKE; the protein is encoded by the coding sequence ATGGAAGAGGAATTATTTTCTAGAAAAGAGTCTGTTAAGGATATTTTCAACATTATAGAAACTAAATTAAAGCAGGGTCTTTTTACGGAGTCTATGGAAGATTTTGATAGGATTATGTCAAAAGATTTTGAATGTGCAAATCTGTATGAAAATATATCCTGTGTTAAATTTTGGATTAACAGACTTGATAAATTTAAAAGCGTAGAGAGAAATTGTATAGAATACTGCAAACTTTTGGATTCTACCTATAAGAAATTCAATGTATTCGTACATGGAAAGTCTTATGATGAGAATTTAATATCAATTAACGCTATACACTATTATGTATATAATAAAATTATAGAGTTAATAATGCAGCGCAGCACCAATGATATTGAAGGCACGGAGGAATTACATTTACTTTCTAATGCTTTTATAGAGTTAAAGGATTATTCTAGAGCATTAAAATCTTATGAATATTTAAATACTATAGAACCATATAATTCAAGAACTCTCAGTTATATTGCTATGATTTATGATAAATTAGGCGATGAAAAAAAGTGTAAAATGTATATAAGAGAAGCGTTATTTTATGATCCTTTAAGTATAGAATTTGAAAATATCAGCATAGAAGTAGTTAGAGAAATTAGAGATATAATAATAAAAAGGGGAATCCATAATAATAGTCAGGAAGAGATAATATTATGGATGAGTGCTTATGGCGAACTTATGAACATATTGGATGTGAAAAGACCATTAAATGAACAGGAAGAATTTGATCTTAGAAGAAACATATCCAGATTAGAGGCAGATTACAGAAAAATAAAGCTGAGAGAGACTACAGCACCTAAACTTTTATCTTCGTATGCATTTTTAACTACATATCTTATTATGAGGCAAAATGATTCTGATGTTGAAGAGGTTAAGGTGTGGGGCAGAAAGATGGCTGTAATAGATAAAGATTTGCTGCAATACTACATAAAAATATTAGATAAGGAGTGA
- a CDS encoding AAA family ATPase produces the protein MGRIISFSSGKGGAGKTLCSVNFSAELASRGYKVLVFDIDINCSNVFILLHVKPQSKLQEYFEGTLTLKDCVIKSEYGIDVISAGVNIQRFVQFENDFNLSNLAKDLKVLSQEYDYVIIDYAAGITQPMMRFYEMSDDIILVANPEITALTDLYRLMKMIYVNNMTDKMYLIVNKVKNIDWAINLYREVKKVTAKFSLDINLVLLGPVLFDEEKVMISVQKRIPIIILYPKTPIKGGFSLAVTRYLYDIGVMQDENAREKTFSDFF, from the coding sequence ATGGGAAGAATAATATCATTTTCTAGCGGAAAGGGAGGAGCAGGTAAAACTTTATGCTCTGTTAATTTTTCTGCTGAATTAGCTTCTAGAGGATATAAGGTTTTAGTTTTTGATATAGATATTAACTGTTCTAATGTATTTATATTGCTTCATGTAAAGCCTCAGTCTAAACTGCAGGAATATTTTGAAGGTACTTTGACATTAAAAGATTGTGTTATAAAAAGTGAATATGGTATAGATGTTATAAGTGCCGGAGTTAATATACAAAGATTTGTTCAGTTTGAGAATGATTTCAATTTATCTAATTTAGCTAAAGATTTGAAAGTATTATCACAGGAATATGATTATGTTATTATAGACTATGCTGCAGGAATTACTCAGCCTATGATGCGCTTCTATGAAATGTCTGATGATATAATACTTGTAGCCAATCCTGAAATTACAGCTCTTACAGATCTTTACAGACTTATGAAAATGATATATGTCAATAATATGACAGATAAGATGTATTTGATAGTAAATAAAGTAAAAAATATAGATTGGGCTATCAACTTGTATAGAGAAGTAAAAAAGGTAACTGCGAAATTTTCTCTTGATATAAATTTAGTTCTTTTAGGTCCTGTTTTGTTCGATGAAGAAAAGGTTATGATATCCGTTCAAAAAAGAATACCTATAATAATATTATACCCTAAAACTCCTATTAAAGGCGGTTTTTCATTGGCTGTTACTAGGTACTTATATGATATAGGTGTAATGCAAGATGAAAATGCCAGAGAAAAAACTTTTTCTGATTTCTTCTGA
- a CDS encoding TSUP family transporter, with translation MIVFFLIVSLLASVIGAICGIGGGIIIKPVLDSLNVLEVSKISFLSSCTVLSMSLYTFVVSKIKHDSLVDSKVATPLALGGIIGGILGKMLFSYVIAFFNSENIAGIFQSAILILLTFFTLIFTLKNMGDKKIKSMHIQNIFLCVLIGLVLGLLSSFLGIGGGPFNIAFLYFFFSMDSKVAAQNSLYIILFSQISNVFISVADGDALKVNIYYLIVMIIGGIGGGILGRFINKKINSKIVDKLFIILLLIIILITSYNLYNFSVNI, from the coding sequence ATGATAGTATTTTTTTTGATTGTAAGTTTATTAGCATCTGTAATAGGTGCTATTTGCGGAATAGGCGGCGGTATTATAATAAAGCCTGTACTTGATTCTTTGAATGTGCTTGAAGTAAGTAAGATAAGTTTTTTATCCTCATGTACAGTTTTATCTATGAGCTTATATACATTTGTGGTTTCTAAGATAAAACATGATAGTCTTGTCGATTCTAAAGTAGCAACGCCTTTAGCTTTAGGAGGTATTATAGGCGGAATACTTGGAAAAATGCTTTTTTCTTATGTTATAGCATTTTTTAATAGTGAAAATATAGCAGGTATTTTTCAATCAGCCATTTTAATATTATTAACATTTTTTACTTTAATATTTACATTAAAGAATATGGGTGATAAAAAAATAAAATCTATGCATATACAAAATATATTTTTATGCGTGTTGATAGGTTTAGTTCTTGGACTTTTATCATCATTCTTAGGGATAGGAGGCGGCCCTTTTAATATAGCTTTCTTATATTTTTTCTTTAGTATGGATTCTAAAGTTGCAGCTCAAAATTCTCTTTATATTATATTATTTTCTCAGATTTCAAATGTATTTATAAGTGTTGCTGACGGAGATGCCTTAAAAGTTAATATATATTATTTAATAGTAATGATTATAGGCGGAATAGGCGGCGGTATATTAGGAAGATTTATCAATAAAAAAATTAATTCTAAAATAGTTGATAAATTATTTATTATTTTATTGTTAATTATTATATTAATAACATCTTACAATTTATACAACTTTTCTGTTAATATATAA
- the hutI gene encoding imidazolonepropionase, whose amino-acid sequence MLDVIIKNIGSIATAEGTTSLYGKNQGKIKLYNNVSIGIKDGIIKYIGDSIKEKAKKTFYANGSLVTSGLIDCHTHFIYGGSREDEMYNIVSGHMSYSDIIKSGYGILSTVKDTRSQTENALYKKSIPILDKMLHHGTTTVEGKSCYGLTIKDEIKILKVMKKLNDNHKIDIVGTFMGGHVIPEEYKNDRASYINLICNEMIPEISKLGIAEFCDVFCENCGLDMEETHKVLNAAQEHHLGIKVHSDQLETSGGSYLAARFKAISAEHLIMSDDRSIDVIKNQGVIAVLLPNASFYLNMPYARARYMIDKGVPIALATDYNPGSSPSLNMQFIMKLAYIIYRLTPEEILNAVTINAACAIKRGEEIGSIEIGKKADIIVWNCNNLNFLLYTMDNNLCGMVFKSGELVYHN is encoded by the coding sequence ATGTTAGATGTAATTATAAAAAATATAGGTTCTATTGCAACAGCAGAAGGCACTACATCATTATATGGTAAAAATCAAGGAAAGATAAAATTATATAATAATGTTTCTATAGGCATAAAAGATGGCATCATAAAATATATTGGTGATTCTATTAAAGAAAAAGCTAAAAAAACATTTTATGCTAATGGATCATTGGTTACTTCAGGTTTGATTGATTGTCATACTCATTTTATATACGGCGGTTCAAGAGAAGATGAGATGTATAATATAGTAAGCGGTCATATGAGCTATTCTGATATAATAAAATCAGGTTATGGAATATTATCAACTGTAAAAGATACTAGAAGTCAGACAGAGAATGCACTTTATAAGAAATCAATACCTATATTAGATAAAATGCTTCATCATGGAACTACTACAGTAGAAGGTAAAAGCTGTTACGGATTGACTATTAAAGATGAAATAAAAATATTAAAAGTTATGAAAAAACTTAATGATAATCATAAAATAGATATAGTAGGTACATTTATGGGCGGACATGTAATACCTGAGGAGTATAAAAATGATAGGGCTTCATATATAAATTTAATATGTAATGAAATGATTCCAGAAATATCAAAATTAGGCATAGCAGAGTTTTGCGATGTATTTTGTGAAAATTGCGGACTTGATATGGAAGAAACTCATAAGGTTCTTAATGCAGCTCAGGAACATCATCTAGGCATTAAAGTTCATTCGGATCAATTAGAAACAAGCGGAGGTTCGTATTTGGCAGCAAGATTCAAAGCTATAAGTGCAGAGCATTTGATTATGTCTGATGACAGATCTATAGATGTTATAAAAAATCAAGGTGTTATAGCTGTGCTTTTGCCTAATGCTTCTTTTTATTTGAATATGCCTTATGCAAGAGCTAGATATATGATAGATAAAGGAGTTCCTATAGCATTGGCTACAGATTATAATCCAGGTTCTAGTCCTTCTTTGAATATGCAGTTTATAATGAAGCTTGCATATATTATATATAGGCTTACTCCTGAAGAGATATTAAATGCTGTTACTATAAATGCAGCATGTGCCATTAAAAGGGGAGAGGAAATAGGAAGTATTGAGATTGGAAAAAAGGCGGATATTATAGTATGGAATTGTAATAATCTTAATTTCTTACTTTATACTATGGATAATAATTTATGCGGTATGGTTTTTAAATCCGGAGAGCTCGTATATCATAATTAA
- a CDS encoding aminotransferase-like domain-containing protein, with product MKLRLSKRALKEDFQSSFVKIMLEVAAKGDLISFAGGLPNPESFPVEEIKAAANKVLETKGAYSLQYNSTEGYGPLREFIANRYKKQGIEIEASDILIANGSQQALDIISSCLIDPDDDVLVEDPSYLAALQSFHLYNPKIHTVNLNEDGADINEFKEAINKYNHKFFYSVPNFQNPTGITYTNAVREKIAEIMKGKDTFFVEDNPYGELRFKGEHQKSFGTYLGEQAILLGTFSKTVAPGMRLGWIACRQKELYAKMKDYKQLIDLHTGTFAQVVVSQYLEDNDYDEHIKKIIDLYGRQCNYMLEAMDKYLPKDMHWTHPEGGMFIWATLPKGIDAVELSRKAAEDGVVVVAGEPFYEAKRGLGTLRLNYTNSKPEDIDKGISILAKAIEKMRK from the coding sequence ATGAAATTAAGATTATCAAAAAGAGCATTAAAAGAAGATTTTCAAAGCAGTTTTGTAAAAATTATGCTTGAAGTTGCAGCTAAAGGTGATTTAATATCATTTGCTGGCGGTTTGCCTAATCCTGAATCATTTCCTGTAGAAGAGATTAAAGCGGCAGCAAATAAAGTTTTAGAAACTAAAGGTGCTTATTCTTTACAATATAACAGCACTGAGGGATATGGTCCTTTAAGAGAGTTTATTGCAAATAGATATAAAAAACAAGGTATCGAAATTGAAGCTAGCGACATACTTATAGCTAATGGTTCACAACAGGCTTTAGATATTATTTCTTCATGTTTAATAGATCCTGATGATGATGTTTTAGTTGAAGATCCGTCTTATTTGGCGGCTTTGCAGTCATTTCACTTATATAATCCTAAGATTCATACTGTTAATTTGAATGAAGACGGTGCTGATATAAATGAGTTTAAAGAAGCTATAAATAAATATAATCATAAATTCTTTTATTCTGTGCCTAATTTCCAAAATCCTACAGGTATAACATATACAAATGCTGTAAGAGAGAAAATAGCAGAAATAATGAAAGGTAAAGATACATTCTTTGTAGAGGATAATCCTTACGGAGAATTGAGATTTAAAGGAGAACATCAAAAATCATTTGGCACATATTTAGGAGAACAAGCTATATTGCTTGGTACATTCTCAAAAACTGTAGCGCCTGGTATGAGATTAGGATGGATTGCTTGCAGACAAAAAGAATTATATGCTAAGATGAAAGATTATAAACAGCTTATAGATTTACATACAGGAACATTTGCTCAGGTAGTTGTAAGTCAGTATTTAGAAGATAACGATTATGATGAGCATATCAAAAAAATAATAGATTTATACGGAAGACAATGTAATTATATGCTTGAAGCTATGGATAAATATTTACCTAAAGATATGCATTGGACTCACCCTGAAGGCGGTATGTTTATATGGGCTACACTTCCTAAGGGAATAGATGCTGTTGAGCTTTCAAGAAAAGCTGCTGAGGATGGTGTTGTTGTTGTAGCAGGAGAACCTTTCTATGAAGCTAAAAGAGGCTTAGGTACTTTAAGATTAAATTACACTAATTCTAAACCCGAAGATATTGATAAGGGTATATCTATATTAGCAAAAGCTATTGAAAAAATGAGAAAGTAA